One window of Nymphaea colorata isolate Beijing-Zhang1983 chromosome 1, ASM883128v2, whole genome shotgun sequence genomic DNA carries:
- the LOC116265962 gene encoding uncharacterized protein LOC116265962: MGKTGRDWMQLYATYGMEEWQSLVFLFLQASFFTVLAILLLAYFDMLCISLHNWLPFLPAGAPRFIAGFSGCLTALLAVCLFVAAANIWYSGVALHWEMAQRMVSMVPDWSVVKYALDVGCGRGILLNAVALQLKKEGSSGRVVGLDRRKTVSATLRTAAVEGVQEYVTCRRGDARCLPFSDNYFDVVVSSVFLHTVGKEHGQKSAAAAAERNKTIQEVVRVLKPGGRAVLWDLVYVPEYAQRLYELRMEDIRVSECVTAFMMNSHIVSFRKPTLHPDQA; this comes from the coding sequence ATGGGGAAGACGGGCAGAGACTGGATGCAGCTATACGCCACCTATGGCATGGAGGAATGGCAATCCCttgttttcctcttcctccaagCCTCTTTCTTCACCGTCCTGGCCATCCTTCTGCTGGCCTACTTTGACATGCTTTGCATTTCCCTACATAATTGGCTCCCCTTCCTGCCCGCCGGGGCGCCGCGCTTCATTGCCGGATTCTCCGGCTGCCTGACGGCGCTCCTCGCCGTCTGCCTCTTTGTGGCCGCCGCCAACATTTGGTACTCCGGTGTAGCGCTCCACTGGGAGATGGCGCAGAGGATGGTGTCAATGGTGCCTGATTGGTCCGTCGTCAAGTACGCCCTCGACGTGGGGTGCGGCCGGGGGATTCTTCTCAACGCAGTGGCTCTGCAGCTGAAGAAAGAAGGCAGCTCGGGGAGGGTGGTGGGCCTCGATCGACGGAAGACGGTCTCGGCGACGCTGCGCACGGCGGCGGTGGAGGGCGTTCAGGAGTACGTGACCTGCCGGAGGGGCGATGCTCGTTGCCTGCCTTTCTCGGACAATTACTTCGACGTGGTGGTCTCGTCGGTGTTCCTGCACACGGTGGGGAAGGAGCACGGGCAGAAgtcggcggcggcggcggcagagaGGAACAAGACCATCCAGGAGGTAGTGAGGGTGCTGAAACCCGGCGGCAGGGCGGTGCTGTGGGATCTCGTCTACGTGCCCGAGTATGCGCAGCGGCTCTATGAGCTCCGGATGGAGGACATAAGAGTCTCGGAATGCGTCACCGCCTTCATGATGAACAGCCACATCGTCTCCTTCCGGAAGCCCACCCTCCACCCTGACCAGGCGTAA
- the LOC116264567 gene encoding uncharacterized protein LOC116264567: MGTCMSKKSWTADDESEASSGNPPEEKVKEVLSETPRPSMRARRSTEKEPPVRRDLVTSEKRREAEESVDVSEAVSASEGVSVALTEEDNAAEVQQPIRRRSSPGKRGWVREELSGRKSPSPSRKREVSPERRTEGQGTRAAGRSLYGGSPGGEWRNGMRRTGGEIGMRGSGRRSRSPGSPADSGGRPVVNRSGSRKTLHSPGRVPMTGWEDSRRVLQYGSGYGGYGGGGDGDQEENLKPQDEFGSAPSESLENPLVSLECFIFL; encoded by the coding sequence ATGGGAACTTGCATGAGCAAGAAATCGTGGACGGCCGACGATGAATCTGAAGCGTCGTCAGGTAACCCGCCGGAGGAGAAGGTGAAGGAGGTCCTATCCGAGACGCCGAGGCCGAGCATGCGAGCGAGGCGTTCGACCGAGAAGGAGCCGCCGGTGAGGCGCGACCTAGTGACGTCGGAGAAGCGCCGAGAGGCGGAGGAGAGCGTCGACGTGTCGGAGGCGGTCAGCGCGAGCGAGGGCGTGTCCGTGGCGCTGACGGAGGAGGACAATGCCGCGGAAGTGCAGCAGCCGATCCGTCGTAGGTCGTCTCCTGGAAAGAGGGGGTGGGTCAGGGAGGAGTTATCGGGTAGGAAAAGCCCGTCTCCGTCGCGGAAGAGGGAGGTTTCGCCGGAGAGGAGGACGGAGGGTCAGGGCACGAGGGCTGCTGGGAGGTCGCTTTATGGTGGAAGTCCGGGCGGAGAGTGGAGGAACGGGATGAGGAGGACCGGTGGAGAAATAGGTATGAGAGGGAGTGGTCGGAGATCGAGATCCCCGGGGTCTCCAGCGGATTCCGGCGGGAGACCAGTGGTAAATAGGAGCGGATCGAGGAAGACGCTCCATTCGCCTGGCCGGGTACCGATGACCGGCTGGGAAGATAGTCGAAGGGTACTACAGTATGGCAGCGGCTACGGCGGTTATGGTGGTGGCGGCGATGGGGATCAAGAGGAAAACCTGAAGCCACAAGATGAGTTTGGTTCTGCTCCTAGCGAGTCTCTTGAGAACCCTCTTGTTTCCCTGGAGTGCTTCATCTTTCTTTGA